A window of Vibrio ishigakensis contains these coding sequences:
- the fieF gene encoding CDF family cation-efflux transporter FieF (FieF, a metal efflux transporter, is a member of the CDF (cation diffusion facilitator) family of transporters.), translated as MQQEYKKLVTVAAWSATIVASLLLIVKVIAWWITGSVSLLASLIDSMLDIAASTVNLVVLKYALQPADKEHTFGHGKAESLAALAQAMFISGSAIFLILNGVDRFFRPHELNQPEIGLYVTVFATVVTFGLVQFQKYVVRRTGSQAIAADSLHYQTDLYMNMAILLALGLSMYGFGQADAVFAIGIGVYILVSAAKMVYSAVQSLLDRQLPEEELAQIRSIATGVKGVQGMHQLRTRMSGPTRFIQLHLELDDDLRLIEAHRIADKVEAKLEDAFPGCDVIVHQDPVSVVLEEEQAQKQQGW; from the coding sequence ATGCAACAAGAGTACAAAAAACTGGTCACAGTGGCCGCTTGGTCTGCCACCATAGTGGCGAGCCTGCTATTGATAGTCAAAGTGATCGCATGGTGGATAACCGGCTCTGTGAGCTTGTTGGCATCTTTGATCGATTCCATGCTGGATATCGCTGCCTCGACGGTCAATCTAGTGGTACTCAAATACGCCCTGCAGCCTGCCGACAAAGAACACACCTTTGGTCATGGTAAGGCCGAATCTCTAGCGGCACTAGCGCAGGCCATGTTTATTTCTGGCTCGGCCATCTTCTTGATCCTGAACGGCGTGGATCGTTTCTTCCGTCCTCATGAGCTTAATCAGCCAGAGATTGGTCTGTACGTTACTGTTTTTGCCACAGTTGTGACCTTTGGCTTGGTGCAGTTCCAAAAATATGTGGTGAGACGCACTGGTAGCCAAGCAATTGCCGCCGATTCATTGCATTATCAAACTGACCTTTATATGAACATGGCGATCTTGCTCGCCTTGGGCCTTAGCATGTACGGCTTTGGACAGGCGGATGCTGTGTTTGCTATTGGAATCGGCGTGTATATCTTGGTGAGTGCGGCTAAAATGGTCTACTCTGCGGTGCAGTCTTTATTAGACAGACAACTGCCCGAGGAAGAGTTGGCACAGATCCGCTCTATCGCAACCGGAGTAAAAGGTGTGCAGGGTATGCATCAGCTGAGAACGCGTATGTCGGGTCCGACCCGCTTTATCCAGCTTCATCTTGAACTCGATGATGATCTTCGATTGATCGAAGCGCATAGGATCGCGGACAAGGTAGAGGCTAAGCTAGAGGATGCTTTCCCAGGCTGTGATGTGATCGTGCATCAAGATCCTGTTTCTGTTGTGCTCGAAGAAGAGCAGGCACAGAAGCAACAAGGATGGTAG
- a CDS encoding CpxP family protein, with translation MAMSKKWLVSALVLPLALGATTVMAKSGDKGMKGGHGCHGDISSRSFRQLDLTDEQKAELETIRSEMKESYKDKGTEMRAQMKANKAKERELVLAADFNEQEAQALAQEMVEQRANMQVEKMRVQHRMMSVLTAEQKDKLVQMQDERMQKCEQKMEKKMEKKRANNG, from the coding sequence ATGGCTATGTCTAAGAAATGGTTGGTATCTGCACTTGTACTTCCACTAGCACTGGGCGCAACAACAGTAATGGCGAAAAGTGGTGACAAGGGTATGAAGGGTGGTCACGGCTGTCATGGTGATATCTCATCACGCTCTTTCCGTCAGCTTGACCTAACAGATGAGCAGAAGGCAGAACTTGAGACTATCCGCAGTGAGATGAAAGAGTCTTACAAGGATAAGGGCACTGAAATGCGCGCTCAGATGAAGGCTAACAAGGCTAAAGAGCGTGAGCTGGTACTTGCAGCAGACTTCAACGAACAAGAAGCACAGGCTTTAGCACAAGAGATGGTTGAACAGCGTGCAAATATGCAGGTTGAGAAAATGCGCGTACAACACCGTATGATGAGCGTTCTAACTGCTGAGCAGAAAGATAAGCTAGTACAGATGCAAGATGAGCGTATGCAGAAGTGCGAGCAGAAAATGGAGAAAAAAATGGAAAAGAAAAGAGCTAACAACGGCTAA